A genomic region of Anopheles coustani chromosome 3, idAnoCousDA_361_x.2, whole genome shotgun sequence contains the following coding sequences:
- the LOC131260113 gene encoding probable serine/threonine-protein kinase ndrD, with product MHMLDLVTDIVMASSSSQMEISEPFRTEDLSKTDFFDFVTGSAPDMAITSSSSGGSSGNTSNGGGASVAMPGGNSGNTSGSSRTLSSALPGMTGTTVTDRPPGGRTGGGNEGTTMDVSRGQPTASNTGPVPDSNDQPLQGFDQFWGSDKDPNRLDPAMFEDLNRYCWIQQNNNNNTTSNNNNNSSNNGTLANQVADTDGQIYTLTVLNGAPEPWVLRKDPSTSEPSAPASNLDLDTILGGFPGYVKTECFSYDDSGFGTDHHAKDDQHHQQQQQQQQQQQQQQHQHLLVQQQHAHHTQTQSQLQQVQVQQQQQQQQMPVTSSSIVLSSNLLDPNSVLAYQNNNNNNDWQMSDHNVIQQDTTAESLLRSALQGKGYTKGTSLQLPNGTVTVLPAPGHMKDDELRRVLYTAGDPSDSLAAYADSTLASTIYDEPVLHSPVSTNQPNSSQQQVQQHQHQHQQLSTGDIGTDTGTGPGSVVVDDMFLTLDAAFPDDYEKLKRIATEVQQFCTDNNNYTEIIVEAPALGNGPSPSSNNNNNNNNHLHSNNATTVLGLGQNHQQQQQHHQHQGASPAMVLSPNGSLNRQPVSTTTSSDVVTTTSTTKAKAPRVKKNYKRSLSNSTASNSGSPNPTNGGNGPLSGPNLACLTTNNNNNNTSMSNLNTVAGTPGMLSPNSVTGSGSSTTTTTTSTSTTSPTQCGNGQRKERSLHYCSICSKGFKDKYSVNVHIRTHTGEKPFACSLCGKSFRQKAHLAKHYQTHLAQKNPAGGAVGKQSKQSRISGPALPDPTGQLASPLPPPPPPSSNPAPAQSVSISHTVVSSIQPTGPPPPGVTGIGPHNPQPQSPPMLLNNTATIVASR from the exons ATGCATATGTTGGATCTGGTCACCGATATCGTGATGGCGTCCTCGTCGAGCCAAATGGAAATCAGCGAACCATTCCGGACCGAGGACCTCTCGAAGACGGATTTCTTCGACTTCGTCACCGGCTCCGCCCCGGACATggccatcaccagcagcagtagtGGCGGCAGCAGCGGTAACACCAGCAACGGTGGAGGTGCCAGTGTGGCGATGCCTGGTGGCAACTCCGGCAACACCTCAGGCTCGAGTCGAACCCTTTCGAGTGCACTTCCGGGAATGACGGGGACGACGGTGACGGATCGACCGCCGGGTGGACGAACGGGTGGTGGGAACGAGGGGACGACGATGGACGTAAGCCGAGGTCAACCCACCGCCAGCAACACTGGTCCCGTCCCCGACAGCAACGATCAGCCGCTGCAAGGATTCGATCAG TTCTGGGGCTCGGATAAAGACCCCAACCGTCTCGATCCTGCCATGTTCGAGGACCTCAACCGCTACTGTTGGATACagcagaacaacaacaataacactaccagcaacaacaacaataacagcagcaacaatggCACCCTCGCCAACCAGGTGGCGGATACCGATGGCCAG ATCTACACCCTAACAGTATTAAACGGAGCACCCGAGCCGTGGGTCCTAAGGAAGGACCCATCCACCTCGGAACCGTCCGCGCCCGCCTCCAACCTCGATCTCGACACGATCCTCGGTGGCTTTCCGGGCTACGTCAAGACGGAATGCTTTTCCTACGATGACAGTGGCTTCGGCACGGATCACCACGCTAAGGATgaccaacaccaccagcagcagcagcaacaacagcagcaacagcaacagcagcaacatcaacatTTACTTGTGCAACAGCAGCATGCAcatcatacacaaacacagtcTCAACTGCAGCAAGTACaagtccagcagcagcaacagcaacaacaaatgcCGGTCACGTCCTCAAGCATCGTGCTGTCGAGTAATCTGCTCGACCCGAACAGTGTGCTGGCGTACCagaacaacaataacaacaacgacTGGCAAATGTCGGACCACAACGTGATCCAGCAGGATACGACCGCTGAGTCGCTACTTCGCAGTGCGCTGCAGGGTAAGGGCTACACCAAAGGCACGAGTTTGCAGTTGCCAAACGGAACGGTTACTGTCCTACCCGCGCCCGGTCACATGAAGGATGACGAGCTGAGGAGGGTCCTCTATACAGCCGGAGACCCATCGGACTCTCTCGCCGCCTACGCCGACTCCACGCTGGCCAGCACCATCTACGACGAACCGGTGCTTCACTCGCCGGTCTCCACAAATCAACCCAATTCCTCCCAGCAACAGGTgcaacaacatcagcatcaACACCAACAACTCTCGACGGGGGACATCGGGACAGACACGGGAACGGGTCCAGGCAGTGTGGTGGTCGACGACATGTTCCTCACCCTTGACGCTGCCTTCCCGGACGATTACGAGAAGTTGAAGCGGATAGCGACGGAAGTGCAGCAGTTTTGTACGGACAACAACAACTACACGGAGATCATCGTCGAAGCCCCGGCGCTCGGGAATGGTCCCTCGCCTagtagcaacaacaacaacaacaacaacaaccacctcCATAGTAACAACGCCACAACGGTTCTAGGGCTAGGACAAAatcatcaacagcaacagcagcaccatcaacaTCAAGGGGCGTCCCCAGCGATGGTCCTATCGCCGAATGGGAGCTTGAACCGGCAACCGGTGTCGACAACCACATCCTCCGACGTTGTCACAACAACGTCCACTACGAAAGCGAAGGCACCGCGTGTCAAGAAGAACTACAAACGATCTCTCAGTAACAGTACCGCCAGCAACAGTGGCTCCCCGAACCCGACCAACGGTGGTAACGGACCCCTCAGTGGCCCCAACCTGGCCTGCCttaccaccaacaacaacaacaacaacacgagTATGTCTAACCTCAACACGGTGGCAGGGACTCCGGGCATGCTGAGTCCAAACAGTGTAACCGGATCGGGGAGTAgtacaacgacgacgacgacgagcacTTCCACAACAAGCCCTACCCAGTGTGGCAATGGGCAGCGTAAGGAGCGGTCACTGCACTACTGCTCCATCTGCTCGAAGGGCTTCAAGGATAAGTACTCGGTCAACGTGCACATACGAACGCACACCGGCGAGAAGCCATTCGCGTGTTCACTCTGTGGTAAGAGCTTCCGGCAGAAGGCTCACCTTGCCAAGCACTATCAAACACATCTCGCGCAGAAGAACCCGGCCGGTGGTGCCGTTGGGAAGCAGAGCAAACAGAGTCGGATATCGGGGCCCGCACTTCCGGATCCTACCGGGCAGCTGGCctcaccactaccaccaccaccaccaccttcatCCAATCCCGCACCTGCCCAATCGGTGTCGATATCGCACACCGTCGTTTCCAGCATTCAACCCACCGGTCCACCCCCGCCAGGGGTCACTGGCATTGGACCACACAACCCCCAACCCCAGTCACCCCCGATGCTGCTCAACAACACTGCCACAATCGTCGCGAGCAGGTGA